The sequence CGTCTCCTTGGTTGCCTGCCTCTTTGCATTTCTGCAGCCCACTCTGCACCCTCACAGGGCGCCTTTGCCGGACACCAAGGAAAGTTCAACCTGCCCCCGCAGCCAGGCCCTGTGCAGGCGGGTTAAAATTTAGGCTATGTTGCCGCCAATTGTCAGTCAGATTATGGACAACTTCAACTTCGACGTAGACCCGAATCTCAGCCGGGAACAAAACGCCGAGGAAGTCATCAAGAGTGCCGCGCTGCTTTCGGGCGCTGTGTCCATCGAGCCCCTGCCCTTTGCCGACATGCTGATTCTGACGCCTCTGCAGGCCAAGATGGTGCTGCACATCGGCAAAATTTACGGCTTCGACATCACTCCGGAGCGCTCGGCCGAGATTGTGCGTGAGCTGGGTGTGACGGTGGCCTACGGTATGGCGGCGCGGCAGTTCATGCGTGGCGTAGCCAAGATTGCCCTGCCGGTGGTGGGCGGTGTGGTGACGGCGCCGCTGGTCTACGGCTGGACCTTCGCGCTGGGCCGCATGGCGCAGACCTACTTCGAGCGCAAGATTCAGGGTCTACCGTTCCAAAAAGAAGAGAAGGTGCAGGTGGTGCAGGAAGCCAAACAGCAGAGCCGGCGCATGCTGCCCAGCAGCCAGGATTTCAGCGAGCTGGCCGAGGAGCTGCGCCGCCGCGCCAAAGAGCGCGAACAGAGCGGCAAAGGTACCGAGGACGGCAGTACGGGGGACAGCCACAACACCTCTGGCCGCTAAACCTTGTAGAGCAGAGCCGGACTCCTGACGCAGTGGTAGGGGTCCGGCTTTGCTCCTGATTGGGTTTCTGAGGGGTTCTTAGGGGGTTCTTGCCGTTCAGCAGCTCAGGAGCCGGGCACTGCGGTACTTGTTGGAGGCCACGTCCTTGCGCTTGGTCCAGGTTTCTTCGAAAGGAACATAGTTCAGCCGCTGCGCCACCTCACCGACCATCTCACCGCTCCGGCCAGCCAACAACGCTTCTACAGCGGCCTGTCCCAGCACCGAGGCCAGCACGCGGTCGTGGGCCGCCGGGGCGCCGCCGCGCTGGATATGGCCCAGAATGGTGACACGGGTTTCCTCGCCAGTGCTTTCGGTAATGGCACGGGCCACGCCCTCAGCACCGCCCGGAAACCCTTCCGCCACGATCACGATGGAGCTGGACTTGCCGCGCTCCTGGCTCTGGCGCACAGTCTCGGCTACCTCGGCCAGGGCCTTGGGCCGCTCGGGCACCAGCACTTCTTCGGCACCACCCGCCAGAGCTACTTCGACTGCAATATGCCCCGCGTGGCGGCCCATCACCTCTATCACGAAGATGCGCTCGTGGCTGGCGCCCGTGTCACGCAGCTTGTCCACCGCGTCCAGGGCCGTCTCCACTGCCGTGTGGTACCCGATGGTGTAATCGGTGCCGTACAGGTCATTGTCGATGGTGCCCGGCACACCTATCACCCGCAGGCCATGCTCCTGGGCCAGCAGATGGGCCCCACGGAAAGAACCGTCCCCACCGATGACCACCAGGCCGTCCACCTCCCAGCGGCGCAGGTGCTCGGCGCCTTGGGCGCGGCCCTCGGGAGTGCGCCAGGCCTCGCTGCGGGCAGTGAGCAGCCGGGTCCCGCCGCGCTGAATGATGTTCGCCACGTCGCGTGGGCCCAGCAGATCCATATCGCCGTCGTGCAGGCCATTGAAGCCGCGGCGAATGCCCACCACTTCCAGGCCGTAGAACGAGGCGGTACGGACCACGGCGCGGACGGCCGCGTTCATACCGGGGGCGTCTCCCCCGCTGGTCAGCACGCCGATGCGGCGCAGGCCAGCGAGATTCTCGACTGGGAAGCCCTGTTCTGCCGGGCACGCCGGCTCCATCTGGTGCTCAATCTGGGCGCCGCCCGTCTGTTCTGCCTTCGTCATGCCTGACAGCTTAAGGGAAGCGTGTCAGCCAATCCCAGGGTGCAGCTCACGGAAGAGCGCTGGGAGGCAGGAACTTTCCCTTTCCTGGCGCGGCCAGTTCTCTGCCTCTTAGCGGTGCTTCAGCGCCAGCGCGTAGGCATCGTTCTTGCTCACGCCGCGCTCCACCAGTGCCGAGCGCAGGTCGCGGGTGCTCAGTCCCTGCGCGGCCAGCTCGGCAGCGACCGCTTCCCAGTCGGGAGCGGTGTCCTCGGCCCCGGAGCGCCCGCCCACCACCACCACAATTTCACCGCGCACCCCCTGGGCGAAATACTCCGCCAGCTCGGCCAGGGAACCGCGCCGGGTTTCCTCATAGCGCTTGCTCAGCTCACGGCTGACGCTGGCTTCGCGCTCCGGGGTGCAGACGTCTGCCAGGTCCAGCAGCGTGGCATGCAGCCGGTGGGGGCTCTCGTACAGCACGGTCGGCTCGGGCCGCGCCGCAATGGTTTGCAGGCGCTTGCGGCGCTCACGGCCCGAGCGCGGCAGGAAGCCTTCAAAGCTGAAGCGTGCCGTGGGCAGGCCCGACAGCACCAGCGCTGGGACGAAAGCAGTGGCACCCGGCAGCACCTCGGCGGGGATGCCCCGGCCTAGCGCCTCACGCAGCAGCTCGGCGCCGGGGTCGGAAATGCCGGGGGTGCCGGCGTCGCTGACATATGCCAGACGGGGATACTGTTCCAGCACCTGCGGCGCACGGTACATGGTGTGGGCGTCCAGCCGCACCAGCGGCCGGCGCAGGCCCAGGCGCTGCAGTAGCGCTCCGGTCCGGCGGGTGTCCTCGCAGGCCACGGCGTCGGCGCTGCGCAGCACTTCTACCGCCCGGTAGGTGATGTCGCCCAGGTTGCCGACCGGCGTGGGCACCAGCCACAGGTGCGGCGCCATGCCGGAGGCTGCGCCGGCCGGTGCGTCCTCCTCCCATCCGCCGTCTCCTTCTTCGGTGCCCTGCTCGGCTGTCTCCCATTCGGCGCCGTCTCCGGCCCCACTGACCGCGGCCGGCCAGTCTACGCGGTCCTCAGCCATGTCGCTGCCCCCGGCGGCGCAGGCGCAGCAAGCCCATGCCGGCCACCGGTCCCAGAGAAATACGGATACGCTTGCCCCGGCGCAGCCAGTGCAGAAGCGTCGCCAGCAGCAGCTCGGGCTCGCCCACAGTCACGGTGACCTGGGTGCCTTCGGGCAGCTCGCCGCCCACCAGTTCCACCCGGCCGTCTTTCACTATGCCCCGGTATGCCCTCATGCTTTTCCTCCTGCCGCGTGGTGGGTCTCCGGAGCCGGCGCGGCGTCCGGCTGCAGCGGCTGGCGGCCCTGCGCTTCCCTCTGCACTTCTTGCTCCTTTTGCTCTTTTTGCGCGGCCTGCAGCTCACGCACCGGGGGCCGGGCTGGCGCTTCCCGCTTGAAGCGCCAGCGGTTGGCCGACGAGAGGGCTTCTTGCAGGGTAAGAATTTCGGCGTCCCGCGCTCCCCCCAGCCGGGCGAAGCGGTCGATCAGCTCGGCCGCCTCCCGCCGGCGCCCCCGCGCCAGCAGCAGCAGGGCCAGGTGCTGGCCGTTCACGTAGTAGGCGGCCGGGTCGGCGGGATGCTCCAGAATCTGGCAGCGGCCCTGTTCCAGTTGCTCGGCGCTGAGGCGTTCCCGGCTGACCCGCCAGCGCACGAAGGTCAGCGCCATGGCGAACACCAGAACCGACCACAGCGCCACTGCCGTGGTGCCCGCCGCCAGGCCGAGGTACTCACCCAGGCGGAGGGCCACCGGAAAGCCAAAGGCCAGCAGCACCATCACAGCCAGCAAGGCGGCGTAGTTCACTGCCTCACCGGCTGGGCGCAACTGGGCGGAACCGGCGCGGTGGCCGGTAGGCGCACCAGGACCGGTCCCTGCGGCCACAAAGAGACGAAAGACTTCATTGCTGCCCAGTTTACCGCAGCCGGCCAGCCAGCCCGGGCCTATTCCAGAATGTATTTTTCGCCTTCACGCAGGCCCACTTCATCCACCCGCT is a genomic window of Deinococcus proteolyticus MRP containing:
- a CDS encoding YcjF family protein, yielding MLPPIVSQIMDNFNFDVDPNLSREQNAEEVIKSAALLSGAVSIEPLPFADMLILTPLQAKMVLHIGKIYGFDITPERSAEIVRELGVTVAYGMAARQFMRGVAKIALPVVGGVVTAPLVYGWTFALGRMAQTYFERKIQGLPFQKEEKVQVVQEAKQQSRRMLPSSQDFSELAEELRRRAKEREQSGKGTEDGSTGDSHNTSGR
- the pfkA gene encoding 6-phosphofructokinase, coding for MEPACPAEQGFPVENLAGLRRIGVLTSGGDAPGMNAAVRAVVRTASFYGLEVVGIRRGFNGLHDGDMDLLGPRDVANIIQRGGTRLLTARSEAWRTPEGRAQGAEHLRRWEVDGLVVIGGDGSFRGAHLLAQEHGLRVIGVPGTIDNDLYGTDYTIGYHTAVETALDAVDKLRDTGASHERIFVIEVMGRHAGHIAVEVALAGGAEEVLVPERPKALAEVAETVRQSQERGKSSSIVIVAEGFPGGAEGVARAITESTGEETRVTILGHIQRGGAPAAHDRVLASVLGQAAVEALLAGRSGEMVGEVAQRLNYVPFEETWTKRKDVASNKYRSARLLSC
- the rsmI gene encoding 16S rRNA (cytidine(1402)-2'-O)-methyltransferase, whose product is MAEDRVDWPAAVSGAGDGAEWETAEQGTEEGDGGWEEDAPAGAASGMAPHLWLVPTPVGNLGDITYRAVEVLRSADAVACEDTRRTGALLQRLGLRRPLVRLDAHTMYRAPQVLEQYPRLAYVSDAGTPGISDPGAELLREALGRGIPAEVLPGATAFVPALVLSGLPTARFSFEGFLPRSGRERRKRLQTIAARPEPTVLYESPHRLHATLLDLADVCTPEREASVSRELSKRYEETRRGSLAELAEYFAQGVRGEIVVVVGGRSGAEDTAPDWEAVAAELAAQGLSTRDLRSALVERGVSKNDAYALALKHR